One Coffea eugenioides isolate CCC68of chromosome 2, Ceug_1.0, whole genome shotgun sequence genomic window, AACGATTCGTGGGCAAAACGCGCATGTTCTTCTGGTAGCAGTAGGAAACATACCCATATTACCCCTGACCAATTTGACGTACCCAATAAAGCCTAGATGGGTGCTCCTCATCTCTTTCCATCTTCCGAAATACTTTGTTGCTGACTTTGCACTGAAAGTTGGTGAAGGAACCCAAGATAGAGAacgaaagaaaaataagaagaaatgcCGTGAAGATAGAAGCTGAACAAACCTGCAATTTTCGTTCAACTGGTGAGGCAGTGATGATAAGGTTTTATAAATGACTATTTTATAAATGACTGTTAAGGTTTTATAAATGACTGTTTTAGTTCTTGGATTGCACCTTACCTccaaaatttgggaatttacccaaattttccattttctaatattcctacaaatatgcaaaattatgcATATCCCTCAAATCTACCCAATATTaatgttttgttaaactctaaataacaaaaatatgaaatatattatttaaatatattttagttACACACAAGTTGGACGGGTAACTAGTGTGTCAGAGAGTTGCCATAATCTCCttaaacccgcatgcgggtttaaagagtattcggatattctcatatgcacctatgcaaatcgaaccaaccggatatcttatccatatcccattttttaaaataaaaatcttataaatttgaaaaataaaatcaaatttagatgtattagggttttaaaaatattatataagtgataaaaattttataaattgtaaaaataaaatcaaatttaaataattaaatgttatatttgcataagaaataatacaataatcataataatgataatacaataatattggtgtaataaaactgccattaatttaaatatttacttataatgcccaaagagcctaattaccaattttttcttctcgcgctcaaatataacattaacccgcatgcgagctaaccttgaaatagaaaaaacacagaatcccgcttgcgggtttcaacgTTATTATGCAGGCGGGATTTTCTTTACTCCCGAATGCAATTTTCTTTACCCTAATCTTAATGCATAAATTCAATTCTAGTCGATAAAATATTCTATGCTTAAATATGATAATACAGATTGTCCCAAAGcagcaaaattttaaattaatcaaCGCTTAAGCAAAATAATCACTGATTTATTAACTTTCCAATGCCTGATAGTTTCTGTTCAAAAACCATGCAAGTGCATCTTATATgctaaaatgatgtcaaaaaactTACCAGATGCAACAACAGCTTTCGTGATGCTCTTTCACAGCTACTTTTTGGTCTTCAATGGTAGATCTTTGTGGGTTAAATTTCTCTCCTTCATTCGGTGGTCatgtttttctctccttttctcacGACAAAGACAGAACAAGGAAGAATCTGACTCATCTGCTtcctttttgtatttatattagGGTAATTTGGACATTTTGCCCACGAATCGTTACGGTGGGTGCTTTCCGTCTATTTGCCAGTTCAACCCAAACCACAGGGGGTTTATGTATGGCTTTTTGAACGATGGGGGGGTTATGTGGTTTTTGCGAAAACCACAAGgggctaaaatgtaatttgccctttaTTATAAGATATCTATTAGCTGATTTAGCCATTAAAATATCGTCCAGCGGCGAAAACGATAGTATGATCAGCTGCCGCAAACGATAACTGATTATCCCTTGTTGGATGTAAAGTGTTCCAGGCTAAAGAAAAAGTTGTTCAAAGAATTTGACAGGACTTCCATACTGGGGAACAATTTGGAAATAAATTACTCATAACCATACTTACGCATGATGTCAATAGCacatataatttcttttttcggTACAATGGAGGGGCCTGAGGACGGTTAAACCGCAAGTTAGCAGACATTAATTTCGAATGTCTCGAAAACACAAAGCAACAAAATGTCAATAATTGAgtaatttaaaattcatttacaatgaatttcaaaatatcaaTAATTGAGATGATTCAATCATGTAGAAAGCGTTGCAATTATTCATACGATTGGCTATTTTTTAATTCTCTTTCACATGATCTTTAGGATGCTTATTAATCTTTGAGTTCCTGTCAAGAAATTCAGTATCGATGTCTATCCACTCCCTTCTTTGTTAACTACTACTACTGAAGTATATCAAGCGGAGTTATAGCCATTTGCAAACTTCAAGCTCAGCTTTCAGAGATGGATTCCAGATTTGCTTCTTTGATTCTCTTCCTTCATCTGTTGTTTCTGCTGGTAACATAAAACATGCTACAACATTTTCTTAAATTATTCAACTTCATTTGCCAGTCTGCTAGCTAATATGAATATGCGCCTTAAATTTGCCCAAGTTTTTTTGACGTGGTAGGTTCTCTAACTGTGAGATGGTAATATACCTACTCTAATTGTTACATCGTTCCCTGTCGGATTTCTACTGTGTTCTAGGAATTTGAGCCCAAAATTCTGATTTCGTTGAGAAAGaagcaaaggaaaaattgaTAATGTCCTTGTACATGTGCTCAATTTCgattgattttgtttttgttcccCTGCTTCATCATTTGGTGTCGCTTTGCTGTTAACATATGCTTGAAAAACTGAATTGATACTTACTGTAAAAATATTTCCGAGTTCTACAGGCCAGCGGAGTTGCCGGGGTACAGGACAATCAATTCTGGATATATGACAAGAAAGGCGATGCACTGGACAATCAATTTTGGATATATGACAAGAAAAATGATCATTTGGATAAACAGGCATCCGCGTATGTTACGAAAGATGTTGTGGATAAACAACTTGCTCCATTTGACAAGAAAGATGACAGCACAATTGGCAATCAATTGAGGGCTATAGATAAGAAAATTGATGCAGTGGATAATCAGGCGTGGATCTATGACGGAAAAAGCGGTGGAGTCGACAAGCAGCTGTGGATCTACGATGGGACAAATGATGCAGTAGATAATCAGGCATGGATCTATGATAGGAGATATGATGGAGTGGCCAAACAGGAGGTGTGGATCTATGACGGGAAAAATGATGCAGTTGGTAATCAGGAGATATATGATAAACATAATGGTGATAATCAGGAGATACACAATGGAATAAATGATGCAATGGACTATGACAGAAAAAATAATGCAGTTGGTAATCAAGCATGGATATATGATAAGCATAATGGTGGCAATCAGGACATAACAGGGACAGGACATACATCATCCCACCTATATCATACGGATCCAACAGGACACACATCATCCCACTTAGATCATATGGATCCAACACTCTTAGGTTTCTTCAGATTGGAGGATTTAAAGGTAGGAAAAACAATGTTCACCAAATTCCCCGAAACAGATCCCTTGTCATCTCTTGTATTGCTGCCCAAAGCAAAAGCAGACAAAATTCCTTTTTCCTCAATGGAATTCCCaaaacttcttcaattctttcccTTCTCTCAAGAATCTCCCCAGGCCAAAGCCATGGAAGA contains:
- the LOC113760305 gene encoding BURP domain-containing protein BNM2A-like, producing MDSRFASLILFLHLLFLLASGVAGVQDNQFWIYDKKGDALDNQFWIYDKKNDHLDKQASAYVTKDVVDKQLAPFDKKDDSTIGNQLRAIDKKIDAVDNQAWIYDGKSGGVDKQLWIYDGTNDAVDNQAWIYDRRYDGVAKQEVWIYDGKNDAVGNQEIYDKHNGDNQEIHNGINDAMDYDRKNNAVGNQAWIYDKHNGGNQDITGTGHTSSHLYHTDPTGHTSSHLDHMDPTLLGFFRLEDLKVGKTMFTKFPETDPLSSLVLLPKAKADKIPFSSMEFPKLLQFFPFSQESPQAKAMEDTLRKYEAKPIKGEKKFCSTSFESMLNFARGTLGLQKNVSILSTVHLTRSVAGLQKYTIIKVPVRISAPKMVACHTMPYPYTVFYCHSQESESRVYKVSLNGENGDRVEAIAVCHMDTSHWSPDHISFRVLGIERGTSPVCHFFAANHLVLVPSTSV